A genomic segment from Fundulus heteroclitus isolate FHET01 chromosome 6, MU-UCD_Fhet_4.1, whole genome shotgun sequence encodes:
- the LOC105925239 gene encoding nucleolin isoform X2, with product MAKTQNTRHIKSQHSNTKEDDTSSKNGRPEENTEVETGHKERGVNRKRKADPASDPSLSKKTKPSNDGFCLFVGNLNVTKTSEEIKHSLMKYFTMQNLLFQDIRLVKSRKHAFVDMASDMDLTKALGLNGEEILNKPIKVAKAKVKSNNEGKVKASPLDKKVKDGRCLFLKNVPYNATEEDIRKVFRRAISVRFPGGAKSPTQGIAFVEFKNKAVAKEMLKKKQKAQIKGRDLIVDCVRQRDVAKATGESKNTRAAAPLTNILFVNHLPENVKEKHLKNVFRKAVHIRIPPMKEKPNRFAFVEFATVADAKKALQSSKTIKICNKAAKVEMCRNTLQQEDTEGQLKTLFVVGLAEKTTAETLQSAFGGAISARVAVHKNTGASKRFGFVEFDSEEKCKAAKDDMEYCEIDGSKVTVTYAVSKVEGSAGPPSGPPSGQQSGKNKGKKRGTGTSQPVSEIVQVKD from the exons ATGGCAAAGACACAA aatacaaGACACATTAAAAGCCAGCACAGCAACACAAAAGAAGATGACACGTCTAGTAAAA ATGGGCGGCCAGAAGAGAACACAGAAGTGGAGACGGGACacaaggagagaggag TAAACAGGAAACGAAAAGCAGACCCTGCCTCTGATCCTTCCCTATCCAAGAAAACCAAACCCAGCAATGATG GGTTTTGCCTTTTTGTTGGAAACCTGAACGTCACCAAAACATCTGAGGAAATCAAACATTCCCTGATGAAGTATTTCACGATGCAAAATCTGCTGTTTCAGGACATCCGATTGGTAAAGTCCAG GAAACATGCGTTTGTAGATATGGCCTCAGACATGGACCTGACCAAAGCTCTGGGATTGAATGGGGAGGAAATCCTTAATAAGCCGATAAAGGTTGCtaaagcaaaagttaaaagcaacAACGAAGGGAAAGTGAAAGCTTCACCTTTGGACAAGAAAG TGAAAGACGGCAGATGTTTGTTTCTGAAGAACGTCCCGTACAACGCAACGGAAGAAGACATCCGAAAAGTTTTCCGCAGAGCCATCTCAGTTCGCTTTCCTGGTGGAGCTAAAAGTCCAACCCAAGG cATTGCCTTTGtagagtttaaaaataaagccgTCGCCAAGGAAATgcttaagaaaaaacaaaaagctcagATTAAAGGCCGGGATTTGATTGTGGATTGTGTACGACAAAGAGATGTTGCCAAAGCCACAGGGGAGAGTAAAAACACCAGGG ctgcagctcctttAACTAACATCTTATTTGTAAATCATCTGCCTGAAAACGTGAAAGAGAAACATCTGAAGAATGTCTTCAGAAAAGCTGTTCATATCAGAATACCACCAATGAAGGAGAAACCGAATCG ATTTGCATTTGTTGAGTTTGCAACAGTGGCTGATGCTAAAAAAGCACTGCAGTCGTCCAAGACCATAAAGATTTGCAACAAAGCAGCCAAAGTCGAAATGTGTCGCAACACTTTGCAGCAGGAGGACACTGAAG GCCAGCTGAAAACCCTGTTTGTGGTGGGCCTTGCTGAGAAGACGACTGCAGAAACCCTTCAGAGTGCTTTTGGCGGGGCCATAAGTGCAAGGGTTGCAGTGCATAAGAACACAGGAGCGTCAAAAAG GTTTGGTTTTGTGGAATTTGACAGCGAGGAAAAGTGCAAAGCTGCCAAAGACGACATGGAGTACTGTGAGATAGATGGCAGCAAAGTTACTGTAACCTATGCAGTATCCAAGGTTGAAGGTTCAGCTGGACCTCCCAGTGGGCCGCCATCGGGCCAACAAAGTGGGAAAAACAAAG gtaaaaaaCGTGGAACTGGTACATCCCAGCCTGTGTCTGAAATAGTTCAAGTCAAAGATTAA
- the LOC105925239 gene encoding nucleolin isoform X1, giving the protein MAKTQNTRHIKSQHSNTKEDDTSSKNGRPEENTEVETGHKERGGERVNRKRKADPASDPSLSKKTKPSNDGFCLFVGNLNVTKTSEEIKHSLMKYFTMQNLLFQDIRLVKSRKHAFVDMASDMDLTKALGLNGEEILNKPIKVAKAKVKSNNEGKVKASPLDKKVKDGRCLFLKNVPYNATEEDIRKVFRRAISVRFPGGAKSPTQGIAFVEFKNKAVAKEMLKKKQKAQIKGRDLIVDCVRQRDVAKATGESKNTRAAAPLTNILFVNHLPENVKEKHLKNVFRKAVHIRIPPMKEKPNRFAFVEFATVADAKKALQSSKTIKICNKAAKVEMCRNTLQQEDTEGQLKTLFVVGLAEKTTAETLQSAFGGAISARVAVHKNTGASKRFGFVEFDSEEKCKAAKDDMEYCEIDGSKVTVTYAVSKVEGSAGPPSGPPSGQQSGKNKGKKRGTGTSQPVSEIVQVKD; this is encoded by the exons ATGGCAAAGACACAA aatacaaGACACATTAAAAGCCAGCACAGCAACACAAAAGAAGATGACACGTCTAGTAAAA ATGGGCGGCCAGAAGAGAACACAGAAGTGGAGACGGGACacaaggagagaggaggtgagCGAG TAAACAGGAAACGAAAAGCAGACCCTGCCTCTGATCCTTCCCTATCCAAGAAAACCAAACCCAGCAATGATG GGTTTTGCCTTTTTGTTGGAAACCTGAACGTCACCAAAACATCTGAGGAAATCAAACATTCCCTGATGAAGTATTTCACGATGCAAAATCTGCTGTTTCAGGACATCCGATTGGTAAAGTCCAG GAAACATGCGTTTGTAGATATGGCCTCAGACATGGACCTGACCAAAGCTCTGGGATTGAATGGGGAGGAAATCCTTAATAAGCCGATAAAGGTTGCtaaagcaaaagttaaaagcaacAACGAAGGGAAAGTGAAAGCTTCACCTTTGGACAAGAAAG TGAAAGACGGCAGATGTTTGTTTCTGAAGAACGTCCCGTACAACGCAACGGAAGAAGACATCCGAAAAGTTTTCCGCAGAGCCATCTCAGTTCGCTTTCCTGGTGGAGCTAAAAGTCCAACCCAAGG cATTGCCTTTGtagagtttaaaaataaagccgTCGCCAAGGAAATgcttaagaaaaaacaaaaagctcagATTAAAGGCCGGGATTTGATTGTGGATTGTGTACGACAAAGAGATGTTGCCAAAGCCACAGGGGAGAGTAAAAACACCAGGG ctgcagctcctttAACTAACATCTTATTTGTAAATCATCTGCCTGAAAACGTGAAAGAGAAACATCTGAAGAATGTCTTCAGAAAAGCTGTTCATATCAGAATACCACCAATGAAGGAGAAACCGAATCG ATTTGCATTTGTTGAGTTTGCAACAGTGGCTGATGCTAAAAAAGCACTGCAGTCGTCCAAGACCATAAAGATTTGCAACAAAGCAGCCAAAGTCGAAATGTGTCGCAACACTTTGCAGCAGGAGGACACTGAAG GCCAGCTGAAAACCCTGTTTGTGGTGGGCCTTGCTGAGAAGACGACTGCAGAAACCCTTCAGAGTGCTTTTGGCGGGGCCATAAGTGCAAGGGTTGCAGTGCATAAGAACACAGGAGCGTCAAAAAG GTTTGGTTTTGTGGAATTTGACAGCGAGGAAAAGTGCAAAGCTGCCAAAGACGACATGGAGTACTGTGAGATAGATGGCAGCAAAGTTACTGTAACCTATGCAGTATCCAAGGTTGAAGGTTCAGCTGGACCTCCCAGTGGGCCGCCATCGGGCCAACAAAGTGGGAAAAACAAAG gtaaaaaaCGTGGAACTGGTACATCCCAGCCTGTGTCTGAAATAGTTCAAGTCAAAGATTAA